The following proteins come from a genomic window of Trifolium pratense cultivar HEN17-A07 linkage group LG4, ARS_RC_1.1, whole genome shotgun sequence:
- the LOC123920169 gene encoding sucrose transport protein SUC4-like has translation MPNPNTNQNHPHPHRSKTRPPTSSSRPSTSSSRQQQQPPPPVQPRVPLRQLLRVASVASGIQFGWALQLSLLTPYVQQLGIPHQWASIIWLCGPVSGLFVQPLVGHLSDRCTSKFGRRRPFIVFGAASIVIAVIIIGYAADIGGLIGDDVEQSYRPFAITVFVIGFWILDVANNVTQGPCRALLADLTRNDARRTRVANAYFSLFMAIGNILGYATGSYSGWYKIFKFTLTPACSISCANLKSAFFLDVAFIAVTTYLSIVSAHEVPLSSSGAVHAGEGAGETEEAFMWELFGTFKYFSTPIWIVLSVTALTWIGWFPFILFDTDWMGREIYGGDPNGGLIYDTGVRMGALGLLLNSVVLGVTSLLMERLCRKRGAGFVWGISNIFMALCFIAMLVLTYAANSIGYVSKGQPPPTGIVIAALAIFTILGFPLAITYSVPYALISTHIEPLGLGQGLSMGVLNLAIVVPQIVVSLGSGPWDQLFGGGNSPAFAVAAVAALFSGLLALLAIPRTRTQKPRSRV, from the exons ATGCCGAATCCcaatacaaatcaaaatcatCCTCATCCACACCGTTCCAAAACTCGACCGCCCACGTCATCATCTCGACCATCCACGTCATCATCccgacaacaacaacaaccaccaccaccagttCAACCACGAGTTCCGTTACGGCAGTTACTCCGAGTAGCATCAGTAGCAAGCGGAATTCAATTCGGTTGGGCTTTACAGCTTTCACTATTAACACCATATGTTCAACAATTAGGTATCCCTCATCAATGGGCGAGTATAATCTGGCTATGTGGACCGGTTTCCGGTTTATTTGTTCAACCGTTAGTCGGTCATTTAAGTGACCGATGTACGAGTAAATTCGGTCGCCGGAGACCGTTTATTGTCTTCGGCGCCGCTTCGATAGTTATTGctgttattattattggttATGCTGCTGATATTGGTGGATTGATTGGTGATGATGTTGAACAAAGCTATCGTCCTTTTGCTATAACTGTTTTTGTTATTGGATTTTGGATTCTTGATGTTGCTAATAATGTTACTCAAGGTCCTTGTAGAGCTTTACTTGCAGATCTCACAA GAAATGATGCTCGAAGGACACGTGTTGCAAATGCTTATTTCTCCCTGTTTATGGCCATTGGTAACATTCTTGGCTATGCAACCGGGTCATACAGTGGCTGGTACAAGATTTTTAAATTCACACTTACCCCTGCTTGCTCTATTAGTTGTGCAAATCTCAAGTCTGCTTTCTTTCTCGACGTTGCTTTCATTGCGGTAACGACATATCTCAGCATTGTGTCAGCTCATGAAGTGCCTCTAAGTTCAAGTGGAGCAGTACATGCTGGAGAAGGAGCAGGAGAGACAGAAGAAGCTTTCATGTGGGAATTGTTTGGGacattcaaatatttttcaacacctatATGGATAGTACTGTCTGTAACTGCTCTGACATGGATTGGGTGGTTCCCATTTATTCTCTTTGATACTGATTGGATGGGTCGGGAAATTTACGGTGGTGATCCAAATGGAGGCCTTATTTATGATACTGGAGTTAGAATGGGAGCACTTGGTTTGTTGCTTAATTCAGTTGTTCTTGGAGTAACATCATTGCTTATGGAAAGGCTATGCAGGAAGCGAGGGGCTGGTTTTGTGTGGGGAAtctcaaatatatttatggctCTTTGCTTTATAGCAATGTTAGTATTAACCTATGCGGCAAATAGCATTGGCTACGTAAGTAAAGGTCAACCACCACCAACAGGCATTGTGATTGCAGCGTTAGCAATCTTTACCATTCTTGGGTTTCCACTGGCA ATCACTTACAGTGTTCCATATGCCTTAATTTCTACGCATATCGAACCATTGGGACTTGGCCAAG GGTTATCAATGGGTGTCCTAAATCTGGCTATAGTGGTCCCACAG